TGACGAGCCGGAGGAGGGCGCCTGGCTCGAGAGCGAGCTCGCCACGATCTCGGGCGGGGTGGCGAGGCGTCCACGGCGTGAGGACTCCTCGCCGGACGACCGCTGATGACGCTGATGAGGACGCGCGTCGACGCCGTCAACGTGCTGACGGTCATCCTGGTCGTGCTGATCGCTCTGCCCTCCCGGCTGACGTTCGCGCCTCTTGGAGGAGCCGGCGCGCCGGCCCTGGTGATGGGGCTGGGGTGCTTCGTCTGGTGGGCCTACGACCACGTCCAACGGGTCGCTCCTGCCCAGGTGGGACGGCAACCCGTGCGTCTTGCCATGCTCATCACGATCGGGTGCTTCCTGGTCAGCTATGTGGTGGCCATGACCCGCGCAATCGATCCGGCCGAGTCGAGCACGGCCAACCTCGGCATGGTGAGCCTCTTCAGCTGGAGTGGGCTGCTGCTCCTCGCGAACGACGGCGTCCAGTCGCGCGAGCGGCTGGAGGTGCTCATCCGCAGGGTGGTCTTCGCGGGGGGAGCGGTCGCGACGCTGGGGGTCATCCAGTTCCTCACAGGGCAGGCCTGGGTCGACCGGATCAGCGTGCCGGGCCTGAGCGTCAACGCGGCGCTGAGCGGGATCTTCGAGCGATCCGGCTTCAGCCGTCCTGCAGGGACGGCGATCCACCCCATCGAGTTCGGGGCCGTCATCACGATGATCCTGCCGATCGCCATCAACATGGCCCTGACCGACTGGACCCGCGGAGCGGTCCGCCGGTGGTACCCGGTGCTGGCCATCGCGCTGGCCGTCGTGCTCTCGATCTCGCGATCGGCGATCCTCAGTGCGGTGGTGGCGCTGCTGGTCCTCGCGGTGGCGTGGGCGCCGAGCACCCGTCGCCGCGCCCTCCTGATCGTCGCGGCGTTCATGGGGCTGGTCTGCCTGACCATCCCGGGGCTCCTCGGCACCATCACCGGGCTGTTCACCAAGATCGGCGACGACTCGAGCGCCAAGTCCCGCACGGGCTCGTACGACATCGCGGCCCAGTTCATCGAGCGGAGCCCGGTCTTCGGCCGCGGCTTCTCCACCTTCCTGCCCAAGTACCGCGTCCTGGACAACCAGTACCTCGGCCTGGCCATCGAGGTGGGGATCGTCGGGCTCGTGGCCGTCCTCGCCCTGTTCTACGTCGCCTACGCGTGTGCGCGCCGGGTGCGTGTCATCGGGACGGACGAGCACATCCGCCAGACCGGCCAGTCGCTGGCTGCGGCTGTCTGTGCCGGCGCCGTCGGGCTCGCCCTCTACGACGGATTCGGCTTCCCGATGGCCACCGGCGTCCTCTTCCTGGTCCTCGGGATGGCCGGGGCCGCCCTCCGTCTGGCCCGCCCGTCCGAAGCCGGCGGAGCCCCCGGGCCACGATCCGAAGAAGTGGTCCCGGAATTCCAGGGATGGTAGCGTGCTGGAGTTGCATCGCGGATCGGGTCCCGCACGCAGCCGCAGCCAGAAACGAGCTGCGACCACCAGCACCACTCATCAGCCGGGGCCGTGACCGAAAGTTCTTCTAGATGCGCCATTTCTTCCGCAACATCGTTCGACATGACCGATCCACCGGACGGACCAGGACGCTGGGGCTGTGTGCCGTCGCCGTCGCTGCCCTCGGGGTCACCTCCTCGTCTGCCTTGTCGCAGATGACAGGCGGAGCTCCTCGTGCCGACGCCGCGGAGTCCTCGGTGGGCACCTCCGCCGCGGTCGCCGACCGGACGTGGTGCGGAGACACCGGGGACTCCGAGCCCACCTGGTGGCGAGGTGGCCGGCCGGGCGGTCGGACCTGGCACCCCTGCCCGACCGAGACCCCGACGACGCCCACGCCGACACCGACCGAGGCGACTCCGACAGCGGAGCCCTCGCCGACTCCGACCACCCCGCCGACGCCCACTCCCACCGCGACGACGCCGACCCCGGCGGAGCCGGGCGGGGGACCCGTGGTCGGGGGCAGCTGCGCTCTCCAGCCCAGTGCGTGCGGGTTCCCGGACGAGACCAACACGGGGGTGGAAGCGGGCAGGTCGCTGCGGGTCGTCCCGAGCGAGGTGTCCAGCGGTCCGGGCTGGCGGGCCAGCGAGGACGGCTCGGTCACCGTCTACCAGAACGGGGCCGTGCTCGAGGACGTCATCGTCCCGGGGGAGGTGAGCGTGACCGCGGACGACGTGACCATCCGCAACGTCCGCGTCACCGGCACCGGTGACTGGTGGGCGATCGGGATTCGCCACGCGGCGAACACCACGATCACCAACACCGAGATCCTGCCGGACGGGGCCCGGCTGGAGGTGGGCATCAAGGACGTCT
Above is a genomic segment from Aeromicrobium chenweiae containing:
- a CDS encoding O-antigen ligase family protein, whose translation is MTLMRTRVDAVNVLTVILVVLIALPSRLTFAPLGGAGAPALVMGLGCFVWWAYDHVQRVAPAQVGRQPVRLAMLITIGCFLVSYVVAMTRAIDPAESSTANLGMVSLFSWSGLLLLANDGVQSRERLEVLIRRVVFAGGAVATLGVIQFLTGQAWVDRISVPGLSVNAALSGIFERSGFSRPAGTAIHPIEFGAVITMILPIAINMALTDWTRGAVRRWYPVLAIALAVVLSISRSAILSAVVALLVLAVAWAPSTRRRALLIVAAFMGLVCLTIPGLLGTITGLFTKIGDDSSAKSRTGSYDIAAQFIERSPVFGRGFSTFLPKYRVLDNQYLGLAIEVGIVGLVAVLALFYVAYACARRVRVIGTDEHIRQTGQSLAAAVCAGAVGLALYDGFGFPMATGVLFLVLGMAGAALRLARPSEAGGAPGPRSEEVVPEFQGW